The window ATAAGACTTTCGCCCACATGGGTGAACAGATATTCTTGTCCCATGAAAAGTGACCTCTTCAACCACTTAGTTGAGAACATAGTGCCATTATGTTCAAACAAATTTACCATTGGTTGAGCTGCAGTGCCCTTGACAGCCTATAAAGAGACTGTGGGACAGCGATTAAACTCCAGAAGAAAGCAAGTGCCCAAGATGGTGGCATTTGAAGACATGCTGACATTTCAGTAAAGAGTGAAGCACAGAGGAGAGGCTGGGGGACCAGATAATGGCAGGGGGAGAAGAAAGATAGCAGTTTATTTTTAAAGCCATCTGTTTTGTGTTGAGGGAGAAGATGCACCGATCCAAGGACGGGGGGACGGAGTACAGGAGGTGGAAGGAGAAACACAGAGGTGAGTGAGGAACTGAGTAAAAAAGTCACTTGCGTCTGTGTTCAAAAAATACATATCAGGGATTAAGGCAGGGTCTCACATAGACTACATCTCACATAGACTACATAGATATACCTTTGTACATAATCAAGTATTATTAATATACCTATAACTACCTTTAtgtaacaagattttttttaaacctaaaTTTAATCAAACTATATATTTAACCAAATGTAAGTCATGTTAGCGGTTGCATATTCGTATGGCGTTTAAtctacacagacacatacacactcaaaaGATTTAAATCAGTTGCCTATATAGTGTCTGAATATAATGTGCTATGATTAGCCTGTGCTCCATGCGGTTTCTTCAAGTAGCCCATGCTACTGGCAGTGACCTACAGTGTTGGGTGACCTACAGTGATCTACTGATGTGTAAGGGAAGTGAAATCCAGTGAATCTTCAGTTGGCGTGAtttcatggctgtgtgtgtggtgcaacAGCCTTCTGTAGGTGTAAGGAATGCAAAAGGCCAAAAGAGAGTTGAAAAGCAATTGAAATTATGCTGCAATAGTGAATCTGTAGTTGTGGTTGCtgtgatgggtgtgtgtgtgtttgtggtggtggggggtgtaaGATAGTGTCATTTGGTTTCCAATGGTAGCAGCTGTTGAGGGGTTTGATAGAGCCAGTGCTACTCTGGCTATTTCTGGATCCTGTGTTCTTTTAAAGGTCAGGGGGAAAGAGACGGAGAAACATAGAGAAACAGAGACAGTGACCGAGACAACCACTACACGCACAAGGTCAGAAAGTGGGGAGAAAAAGCTGGAAGAAGCTGTTCAGGTCAGGCTTGGTAGACCTTTCTATTCCTGTGGAGGAGTCTGGGCGTACATTTCACTTGCACAGAGAATTGAGAAGAAATGGATGATCCTGCAAGCATCGCAACAGAAAAGCAGAAAGATGAGAACAAAAATCTGGTGAGTGTGATGAAAACGAATTCAGTCTGTGACCTCCCAGGGCTGGAACTTGCCTTGGAAAGGGAGTACAAGAAGTGCATTTGTAGTTAGAGCAAAATCTCCACTAAATGCACTTAACTATTGCCCTAATGTATCCtagaaaaaaacactgcataTATCATAACAGGCACATAACAGGCTTAAATAACTGAATCTATGCATGCACAGGGTTGTACAAGGTCCTTAAAGCATGTCTAAATCACGTCTTATTTGTAACAGACCATATGTCATgagtgttttttacatttatatacttTGATATTGTtattggtccttttttttttaaggaaaggTGTGGGCCGGAGAGCGAAAATATGGAACTGAGGAATGAGGAGAATGGAGAGGAAGGACCTCAAGTAATGTCTGATGGGGACGGGGGAGGGTCCACCAAACCTGTCGTCCATGctgaaaacattaaaacagagaGAGGTGAAGAGAAGGTGGGCGACAAAGACAGTGATGCAgtgaaggaagaagaagaacccgagggagagaaggaaaaagaacCAGGGAGCAGTCCACCCACTGAAACAGAGGCGAAAGAGATTACAGACAAAAGCACGGATGGAAGTAAGAATGGAGAGGAAAACACAGAAATGGAGAACCGAAATGAgattaaagaagaaaaagaagtaaAGAGTGAACCAGAGGAACATAGGAAACAAGAGGAAAATGAGAACAAGACGTCCACAGgatgtaatgagaaaaaagagagggaggaaggaggaATGGACAAACAGACCAGCGTGACCGAAAGAAGAAAAGCACCCCCATCGGCCACGCCCGCAGCATCAGCGGGCCGTTCTCGGCAGTTTGGACGTCCCTCTGCACGGAGAGACGCCATGGCGAAGTTCCAGCAGGGCCAGTGAGTCACCTTCGTCCTCCCTCTAATCTTCCTCCTGAAACCAACTCAGGTTCTCGTGGTGGTACTTCTTTTTCATCCAATCATGGAAGGCACAATTCTTTTCAGCCTTTTCAGATTGATGCCCATAGCAAAACAACAATTGGAACAGATATCGCGGTGTTCAAAAACCGTGCTGTTCCAGGTCTGTGTTACCTAAAGATCAGgtagtttgctcagtggcttaTAAAAAACACTGCTACTCGCCAGGCAACTCTCTGGTCAGCTAAGGGCTTTTTAAATGCAGTCTAGAACCAGTCATAATGTTAGATGGCCAACCTCTTTTCGCGTTGAATTAAAACAGTTGTTTAAAATTTTCATATTTGGCACCAACCATTGGTATTctgaaagaaagacaaaacCCCATATATTTTTGTCAAGGTGGCAATTGACAAACAGACAAGTGCGTTcaggaaagagaggaagaagatgaggagaGGGAGACTGCTTATCTTGGGTTTAGTTAAAAGACACCACCCACTTCAGAGGCCAAACATGAAATGCACCTATCCTGTTGTTTCGCTGCTAGATGAGGTGCTTGATGACTGAGATTCTGAAGGTACACAGATACTCCCTAAAATGGAATTAGAGGgctaaatttacagcatttatcagacgcccttatccagagcctaTTATCCTATTCCTATTGCTATTATCCTATAATCCTATTATTGCCTAACAAATCTGTTACATTGAACAAGAATTTAGTGCATTgacattataatattttttgcagACCCCCAGTTCAGAGAAACTTCAAGGTTCAAAGGGTCTCAGTGGGTGTGTCCAACGGATCATCAATCAAACAGAAAGTGCTTCAGTGGTGCCGCAACAAGACACGCAACTACGAGGTGAGGCAGCTGGCTAGGGGCTGAAAAAAAGCCGGGATACGAAGACAGGCCGACCTGCGTCCTGACTGCTGCTTCGTGTCCGTAGGGCATTGACATTGAGAACTTCTCCTCATCCTGGTCTGATGGTCTGGCGTTCTGTGCTCTCATTCACCGCTTCTTTCCGTCTGCTTTTGACTTCTCATCCCTGAAAgccagcgagagagagaagaacTTCGCCCTGGCCTTCACCACCGCCGAGTAAGTGCATGCGTGTACATGTGTTGATGCATTTAAGGGAGTCTTTGTTAGTAATATTTGAGCAACACATCCATCGTAATTCCATATATTTTATTAACTGTAGCAATAATCCTGAAGCATAGAAGGGCATTGAGAAGGATCTTGGTCCCATTTGACCCTTTCTCAGGTCCCTGGCAgactgctgccccctgctggaagTATCTGACATGCTGCTGATGGGGGACCGACCAGACCCACTGTGCGTGTTCACTTACGTGCAGTCACTCTGCCAGCATCTGTCCAAGATcgagaaagagaggaaggagaaggaAGACAAAGAAGAGACCAAAGAAGCTAGTGCTGAAACTGATCATAagggtgaggaagaggaagagaagggAGTGGCAGAGAGTGAAGATAACTCGGTGGTAGAAAATGAGACTTAACGCGCAGGTAAAAGACGAAAGTGAAAGAAAGGAGTGATGAGACAGTCTTATCTTTATCTAGTTTGATCACAAATCACCAAAAGctgctgtagtttttttttttaacgttatatatttataatgtgtgGTGTGAAAGTTTGTTTCACAGCTGCCTGTGTTTTTGAGATTCACAATATaattaaaagaacaaataatgaattaaagtcatttttaatacatcagGTTTCTTTTGTTATTagcacacatacaacacacatgcatacaacaTTTATAATCATTCTGGACATTAATGAACTCCCACAAACTCTAATATAAGACTAATGTCatgtaaaaacactgaaattagAATAACATGCATTGGCTATTTTGTACCCCCCACCCAAAAAGTGTACAATACACcgattgtagggtggtagtagcctagtgggtaacacactcgtctatgaaccagaagacccaggttcaaatcccacttactaccattctgtccctgagcaagacacttaaccctaagttgatccagggggggactgtccctgtaagtcgctctggataagggcgtctggtaaatgctgtaaatgtaaatgtatgcatgcACTTTCATTAATAAGCTTTTGATTTATATGTGGTAAGAAAGCATCAGGTTGCTTGTAAGATGTCCCATAATGCAGTCTGATTGAATATTAAATTAAGCACAGGGAGGGTTTAAACGGCATAATAAAAGTGatttaagtaaagtaaagtaaagtaaagtatttactgacttagggttaagtgtcttgctcagggacacaatggtagtaagtgggatttgaacctgggtcttccggttcataggcgagtgtgttacccactaggctactaccacccattttaaCACAAGACtaattttcagaaataaatcttCCACTTCCACTATGGCCTCAGGACACTGATTGTGTTCTTGAGCAGGAACGCGTTCATGCTGCACCAGTCTGGATTGAACAAACATCTGTTCGTCCAGTTCCTGCCATTGCTTGCATACCTCTCTGCATTTCAGGCAGTGTCTTTGCCACTCTCTAGTTCTTTATTTTTCCCAGTGTCATGTCACTTGGTGCTAAATATACTTAGGGGACATCACAAGTCTTCATGCACTCC of the Denticeps clupeoides chromosome 18, fDenClu1.1, whole genome shotgun sequence genome contains:
- the smtnl1 gene encoding smoothelin-like 1 isoform X2, translated to MDDPASIATEKQKDENKNLERCGPESENMELRNEENGEEGPQVMSDGDGGGSTKPVVHAENIKTERGEEKVGDKDSDAVKEEEEPEGEKEKEPGSSPPTETEAKEITDKSTDGSKNGEENTEMENRNEIKEEKEVKSEPEEHRKQEENENKTSTGCNEKKEREEGGMDKQTSVTERRKAPPSATPAASAGRSRQFGRPSARRDAMAKFQQGQPPVQRNFKVQRVSVGVSNGSSIKQKVLQWCRNKTRNYEGIDIENFSSSWSDGLAFCALIHRFFPSAFDFSSLKASEREKNFALAFTTAESLADCCPLLEVSDMLLMGDRPDPLCVFTYVQSLCQHLSKIEKERKEKEDKEETKEASAETDHKGEEEEEKGVAESEDNSVVENET
- the smtnl1 gene encoding smoothelin-like 1 isoform X1; the encoded protein is MVAAVEGFDRASATLAISGSCVLLKVRGKETEKHRETETVTETTTTRTRSESGEKKLEEAVQVRLGRPFYSCGGVWAYISLAQRIEKKWMILQASQQKSRKMRTKIWCGPESENMELRNEENGEEGPQVMSDGDGGGSTKPVVHAENIKTERGEEKVGDKDSDAVKEEEEPEGEKEKEPGSSPPTETEAKEITDKSTDGSKNGEENTEMENRNEIKEEKEVKSEPEEHRKQEENENKTSTGCNEKKEREEGGMDKQTSVTERRKAPPSATPAASAGRSRQFGRPSARRDAMAKFQQGQPPVQRNFKVQRVSVGVSNGSSIKQKVLQWCRNKTRNYEGIDIENFSSSWSDGLAFCALIHRFFPSAFDFSSLKASEREKNFALAFTTAESLADCCPLLEVSDMLLMGDRPDPLCVFTYVQSLCQHLSKIEKERKEKEDKEETKEASAETDHKGEEEEEKGVAESEDNSVVENET